Proteins encoded together in one Lathyrus oleraceus cultivar Zhongwan6 chromosome 5, CAAS_Psat_ZW6_1.0, whole genome shotgun sequence window:
- the LOC127080067 gene encoding uncharacterized protein LOC127080067, which yields MANEGFEEKDEAQLSQGVKETLKESRKRDKKSLFLYQSVDEDTFEKISNATTTKKAWDKLQTCNKGVEQVKKIHLQTLRGDFERLFMEESKLIFDYFSRVLTVVNQLKRNGEDVDEVKVMEKILRTLNPSFDFIVTNIEENGDLKTMTIEQLMGSLQAYEEKQKRKIKQNEAMDQLLQLKVKETNYASYKTQRGQGRGQDRGRGRGHGGEGRGGYNNYSNNGYRS from the exons ATGGCGAATGAAG GCTTCGAGGAGAAAGACGAAGCACAACTAAGCCAAGGTGTAAAGGAGACATTGAAGGAGTCAAGAAAGAGAGACAAGAAATCTCTCTTCCTTTATCAATCGGTGGATGAAGATACATTTGAGAAGATCTCCAACGCAACGACGACCAAAAAAGCATGGGACAAACTTCAAACTTGCAACAAAGGAGTGGAACAAGTGAAAAAGATTCATCTTCAAACTCTTAGAGGTGATTTTGAACGTTTATTTATGGAAGAGTCCAAGTTAATTTTTGATTATTTTTCTCGAGTATTGACCGTAGTCAATCAACTTAAAAGAAATGGTGAAGATGTTGATGAAGTGAAAGTCATGGAGAAAATACTTCGTACTTTAAATCCAAGTTTTGACTTCATTGTTACCAACATTGAAGAAAATGGGGATTTAAAGACCATGACTATTGAGCAACTCATGGGTTCCTTACAAGCATAcgaagaaaaacaaaagagaaaaattaaacaaaatgaGGCTATGGATCAACTATTACAACTCAAGGTAAAGGAAACAAATTATGCGAGTTACAAGACCCAAAGAGGACAAGGTCGTGGCCAAGATCGTGGGCGTGGACGAGGACATGGAGGAGAAGGAAGAGGCGGTTACAACAACTACTCTAACAATGGATACAGAAGTTAG
- the LOC127088087 gene encoding protein WALLS ARE THIN 1: MADLDSVSTKRTWFSIPERFQLHGAMLALQFGYAGFHVISRAALNMGISKYVFPVYRNIIALLLLIPSAYFFEKKNRPPINFNFLCQFFFLALVGITANQAFYLLGLENTSPTFASAVQNSIPAITFLMAVILRIEKVKLNRKDGLAKVAGTIFCVIGATIITLYKGPTIYTPSSHVNNTSTMITEVTTAPMIDFWTMSLGDAKGKNWTLGCVYLFAHCLSWSGWLVFQTHVLKKYPARLSVTSYTCFFGLLQFLLIALVCERNSQAWLFNSSGEVFTILYVGVVATGIASTVQVWCIDRQGPVFVAVYQPVQTFVVAFMASIALGEEFYLGGIIGAILIVAGLYFVLWGKSEETKFAKEQLAIASSTTEHSNTRSTSVSKESSLNQPFLSSSTENV; the protein is encoded by the exons ATGGCTGACTTAGATTCAGTTTCTACAAAGAGAACGTGGTTTTCAATCCCTGAAAGGTTTCAACTGCATGGAGCGATGTTGGCTTTACAGTTTGGTTATGCTGGTTTCCATGTTATCTCAAGAGCTGCCCTTAACATGGGAATTAGCAAATATGTTTTTCCTGTCTATAGGAACATCATTGCTCTTCTTCTACTTATTCCTTCTGCATATTTCTTCGAAAA GAAGAATAGGCCACCGATTAATTTCAACTTTCTCTGCCAGTTCTTTTTTCTAGCACTTGTTGG GATTACAGCAAACCAAGCTTTCTACTTGCTTGGTTTGGAGAATACATCTCCAACCTTTGCCTCAGCAGTACAAAACTCTATCCCTGCCATAACATTTCTCATGGCAGTGATTCTAAGGATAGAGAAAGTGAAACTGAACAGAAAGGATGGATTGGCAAAAGTAGCAGGAACGATATTCTGTGTAATTGGTGCAACAATAATTACATTATACAAAGGTCCAACAATATATACTCCAAGTAGTCACGTAAATAATACTTCAACGATGATAACAGAAGTAACAACAGCACCAATGATTGATTTTTGGACAATGTCACTTGGTGATGCTAAGGGAAAAAACTGGACACTTGGTTGTGTTTATCTATTTGCACATTGTTTATCTTGGTCTGGTTGGCTTGTTTTCCAAACACATGTCCTTAAGAAGTATCCCGCTCGTCTTTCTGTCACTTCTTATACATGTTTCTTTGGTCTCTTGCAATTTCTTCTTATTGCTTTGGTTTGCGAAAGAAATTCTCAAGCCTGGTTATTTAACTCTAGCGGTGAAGTTTTCACTATTTTATATGTC GGAGTGGTGGCAACTGGAATTGCATCTACAGTGCAAGTTTGGTGTATTGATAGACAAGGTCCTGTGTTTGTTGCTGTGTATCAACCTGTTCAAACTTTTGTTGTTGCTTTCATGGCTTCTATTGCTTTAGGAGAAGAGTTCTATTTGGGAGG GATCATTGGGGCAATATTGATTGTAGCTGGACTATACTTTGTTTTGTGGGGTAAAAGTGAAGAGACAAAATTTGCAAAAGAGCAACTTGCAATTGCATCATCCACTACAGAACATAGCAACACTAGGTCCACAAGTGTTTCTAAAGAGTCATCACTTAATCAACCATTTCTCTCTTCATCAACGGAAAATGTTTGA